In Arthrobacter sp. SLBN-112, a genomic segment contains:
- the ilvN gene encoding acetolactate synthase small subunit → MSRHTLSVLVEDKPGVLTRVASLFARRAFNINSLAVGPTEVPGVSRMTVVVDADGDLIEQVTKQLNKLINVIKIVELTPESSVQRDHILVKVRADAATRLQVTQAADLFRASVVDVSTDSVVIEATGHPEKLTALLSVLEPFGIREIVQSGTLAVGRGSRSMSDRALRSA, encoded by the coding sequence ATGAGCCGCCACACACTTTCCGTCCTGGTTGAGGACAAGCCCGGGGTCCTGACCCGCGTGGCCAGCCTCTTCGCGCGCCGCGCCTTCAACATCAACTCCCTGGCCGTCGGCCCCACCGAAGTACCGGGCGTGTCCCGGATGACGGTGGTGGTCGATGCCGACGGCGACCTCATCGAGCAGGTCACCAAGCAGCTCAACAAACTGATCAACGTGATCAAGATCGTTGAGCTGACCCCAGAATCTTCCGTACAGCGCGACCACATCCTGGTCAAGGTACGTGCGGATGCCGCAACACGCCTGCAGGTAACCCAGGCCGCAGACCTGTTCCGTGCCTCAGTGGTGGACGTCTCCACCGACTCGGTCGTCATTGAGGCCACCGGCCATCCGGAAAAGCTCACAGCCCTGCTTTCAGTGCTGGAGCCCTTCGGCATCCGCGAAATCGTGCAGTCCGGCACCCTGGCCGTTGGACGGGGATCCCGCTCCATGAGTGACCGGGCCCTCCGTTCCGCCTAG
- the ilvC gene encoding ketol-acid reductoisomerase yields the protein MTEMFYDDDADLSIIQGRKVAIVGYGSQGHAHALNLRDSGVEVVIALKEGSKSIAKAEDAGFTVKNVADAAEWADVIMILAPDQHQRAIYNDSIKDKLTPGKALAFAHGFNIRFGYIQAPEGVDVILIAPKAPGHTVRREFEAGRGIPDIIAVEQDASGSAWELAKSYAKAIGGTRAGVIKTTFTEETETDLFGEQSVLCGGVSQLIQYGFETLTEAGYQPQIAYFEVLHELKLIVDLMWEGGIAKQRWSVSDTAEYGDYVSGPRVITPEVKENMKAVLADIQSGAFAKRFIEDQDNGGVEFKALRAKAEQHPIEAVGRELRSLFSWQQQDVDYVEGSAAR from the coding sequence GTGACTGAAATGTTCTACGACGACGACGCCGACCTTTCCATCATCCAGGGCCGCAAGGTTGCCATCGTTGGCTACGGCTCGCAGGGCCACGCCCACGCGCTGAACCTGCGCGATTCCGGCGTCGAGGTTGTTATCGCCCTGAAGGAAGGCTCCAAGTCGATCGCCAAGGCCGAAGACGCCGGCTTCACGGTCAAGAACGTTGCCGACGCCGCCGAATGGGCCGACGTCATCATGATCCTGGCGCCGGACCAGCACCAGCGCGCGATCTACAACGATTCCATCAAGGACAAGCTGACCCCCGGCAAGGCCCTCGCCTTCGCCCACGGCTTCAACATCCGCTTCGGTTACATCCAGGCCCCCGAGGGCGTCGACGTCATCCTGATCGCCCCGAAGGCTCCGGGCCACACCGTCCGCCGCGAGTTCGAAGCCGGCCGCGGCATCCCGGACATCATCGCCGTCGAGCAGGACGCCTCCGGTTCCGCCTGGGAACTGGCCAAGTCCTACGCCAAGGCCATCGGCGGCACCCGTGCGGGCGTCATCAAGACCACCTTCACCGAAGAAACCGAAACCGACCTCTTCGGCGAGCAGTCCGTGCTCTGCGGCGGAGTGTCCCAGCTGATCCAGTACGGCTTCGAAACCCTCACCGAAGCCGGCTACCAGCCGCAGATCGCCTACTTCGAGGTGCTGCACGAGCTCAAGCTCATCGTTGACCTCATGTGGGAAGGCGGCATCGCCAAGCAGCGCTGGAGCGTTTCCGACACCGCCGAGTACGGCGACTACGTCTCCGGCCCGCGCGTCATCACCCCCGAGGTGAAGGAAAACATGAAGGCCGTCCTGGCCGACATCCAGTCCGGTGCATTCGCCAAGCGCTTCATCGAGGACCAGGACAACGGCGGAGTCGAGTTCAAGGCGCTGCGCGCCAAGGCAGAGCAGCACCCCATCGAGGCTGTTGGCCGCGAGTTGCGCTCCCTGTTCTCCTGGCAGCAGCAGGACGTGGACTACGTGGAAGGCTCCGCAGCCCGCTAA
- the serA gene encoding phosphoglycerate dehydrogenase, translating to MSKPVVLLAEELSPATVEALGPDFEIRQTDGADRSQLLSAISDVDAILVRSATQVDAEAIAAAKNLKVIARAGVGLDNVDIKAATQAGVMVVNAPTSNIVSAAELTVGHILSLARHIPQASAALKDGEWKRSKYTGIELFEKKIGIIGLGRIGALVAARLKGFDTKILAYDPYITSARAAQLGVQLVTLDELLAQSDFITIHMPKTPETVGMLGADAFKKMKSTAYVVNVARGGLVDEEALFTALQDGEIAGAGVDVFAKEPSTDLPFFKLDNVVVTPHLGASTDEAQEKAGVSVAKSVRLALAGELVPDAVNVAGGVIAPDVRPGIPLIEKLGRIFTALTHASLTQFDVEVAGEISSLDVKVLELAALKGIFADIVTEQVSYVNAPVIAEQRGINVRLITTPDTESYRNVLTLRGALSDGSQISVAGTLTGPKQVEKLVGINGFEVEIPISEHLVVVAYTDRPGVIGTIGHILGMNNINIAGMQVARSDEGGQVLALLTIDSSVPQQVLDAIKAGIGAEMVREVDLED from the coding sequence GTGTCAAAACCCGTAGTACTGCTCGCCGAAGAACTTTCCCCCGCCACCGTCGAGGCCCTCGGCCCGGACTTTGAAATCCGCCAGACTGACGGCGCCGACCGTTCCCAGCTGCTCTCGGCGATCAGTGACGTAGACGCGATCCTGGTCCGCTCCGCCACCCAGGTGGACGCCGAAGCCATCGCAGCGGCCAAGAACCTGAAAGTCATCGCCCGCGCCGGCGTGGGCCTGGACAACGTCGACATCAAGGCCGCCACCCAGGCCGGTGTCATGGTGGTCAACGCCCCAACGTCCAACATCGTTTCCGCGGCCGAACTGACCGTGGGCCACATCCTCAGCCTGGCCCGCCACATTCCGCAGGCCAGCGCCGCCCTCAAGGACGGCGAGTGGAAGCGCTCCAAGTACACCGGTATCGAACTCTTCGAAAAGAAGATCGGCATCATCGGCCTCGGCCGGATCGGTGCCCTCGTGGCAGCCCGGCTCAAGGGCTTCGACACCAAGATCCTCGCCTACGACCCCTACATCACCTCCGCCCGCGCAGCGCAGCTTGGTGTGCAGCTGGTTACGCTGGACGAACTCCTTGCCCAGTCCGACTTCATCACCATCCACATGCCCAAGACGCCCGAGACCGTGGGCATGCTCGGCGCAGACGCCTTCAAGAAGATGAAGAGCACCGCCTACGTGGTCAACGTGGCCCGCGGCGGACTCGTGGACGAGGAAGCCCTCTTCACGGCCCTGCAGGACGGCGAAATCGCCGGTGCCGGCGTCGACGTCTTTGCCAAGGAACCCAGCACCGACCTGCCGTTCTTCAAGCTCGACAACGTGGTGGTGACCCCGCACCTGGGCGCCTCGACGGATGAAGCCCAGGAAAAGGCCGGCGTCTCCGTGGCCAAGTCTGTCCGCCTGGCCCTCGCCGGCGAACTGGTGCCGGACGCCGTCAACGTTGCCGGCGGCGTCATCGCACCCGACGTCCGCCCGGGCATCCCGCTGATCGAAAAGCTGGGCCGCATCTTCACCGCGCTGACCCATGCCTCCCTGACCCAGTTCGACGTCGAAGTGGCCGGCGAAATTTCGTCCCTCGACGTCAAGGTGCTGGAGCTGGCAGCGCTGAAGGGCATCTTCGCCGACATCGTGACCGAGCAGGTGTCCTACGTCAACGCACCCGTCATCGCCGAACAGCGTGGCATCAACGTCCGCCTGATCACCACCCCGGACACCGAGTCGTACCGCAATGTCCTGACGCTCCGCGGTGCCCTGAGCGACGGCAGCCAGATCTCCGTGGCCGGCACCCTGACCGGCCCCAAGCAGGTGGAGAAGCTGGTGGGCATCAACGGCTTCGAAGTTGAAATCCCCATCAGTGAGCACCTGGTGGTGGTGGCCTACACCGACCGCCCCGGCGTCATCGGCACCATCGGCCACATCCTGGGCATGAACAACATCAACATCGCCGGCATGCAGGTTGCCCGTTCCGACGAAGGCGGCCAGGTACTCGCCCTGCTGACCATCGACAGCTCCGTTCCCCAGCAGGTGCTGGACGCCATCAAGGCCGGTATCGGCGCTGAAATGGTCCGGGAAGTGGACCTGGAAGACTAA
- a CDS encoding FtsX-like permease family protein: MNAVQRFIRSRVLLLTAAILIAAMCLSVVVQSQSQAALNRTIDENSRGLYDILVQAKAPSGALLQPEIANGAGGIGFDQLDSIRKLSGTSVAAPISLVSRVTQNLETPRLDAMDYLGYNAGLAGTATADQAAGATAPNQWPAAESVLSDTAKKYRLTASAVSSDGNSEQTLFKTTAEGTLGKARLVEEKAQGGSSIRIAAPAGETGIKFPAPAGGSEHNLFNLSVALPLAPEVTESVVAVDPAAERALLGSAGDFLAPLEKAPPADARDAGAVGRYLEGLFTSGISMDQLKEGPDFLGVKLKYWAPLMTQYQQAKRTGQLTSGSQAVPLIVRSGTSLDLKYNVKIEEIDDAGKVVKDVGTVSKSLGKDYLPFVSKDPFVLSWPGSTDHSSLLGNNGNFNQGLYTPAKWSTNFAGAPKYTDGDTAANGAVDKTAVPGDWVTVNRLPDKAANGAPVDQTQRDPVDERSYRDNLSTGQQQPAQPLPMVYGTFDPAAVAAASGDVNKLPLGGYDPTPFTLVKDAAGKDVPAAELKPSLSATGLASQSAGAITDYYGLAAARGYKQNAAVIDAVRVRAKAPGSWKEAQPEVEKLAAEIRDMGLDATIVAGSAREDTSIAVPGYSKDGAGKESPLGTVQQSWVRQNAADAVAGSLSGTNVTLLFLTLCGAALLTGASTVSYIRKRRSEAGTLRAMGWTQRRIRSWVLEEFGVGAVLLAAAGILLSLLSWSLPTALVCAAVVVLYCGAALFAAQQLRHRDVVDQEPQHDERLIPVDSPLTFANRQLGTNKFNTLSLAVAVGVFGAAVGGLISLLIDIPRAAGASALSGLAAASVTLPSILLALAGVAVGLVLTLVTGRFELNAKRQYLGILEAMGWNPDMLRQVRLFENALVGTVALPLGVLGALGIGLLLAPYAAIWAAVAGLVAVLCWIPIATKVVQ, translated from the coding sequence ATGAACGCCGTCCAGAGGTTCATCAGAAGCAGGGTGCTGCTGTTGACCGCGGCCATCTTGATCGCAGCCATGTGCTTGTCGGTCGTCGTCCAAAGCCAGTCACAGGCCGCGCTCAACCGGACAATCGACGAAAATTCGAGGGGGCTTTACGACATCCTGGTCCAGGCCAAGGCGCCCTCCGGAGCACTCCTCCAGCCCGAGATCGCCAATGGCGCCGGCGGCATTGGATTCGACCAGCTGGACTCCATCCGCAAACTCTCCGGAACGTCCGTGGCGGCCCCGATCAGCCTCGTTTCGCGGGTGACCCAGAACCTTGAAACACCCCGGCTCGACGCCATGGACTACCTCGGCTACAACGCCGGGCTGGCCGGTACCGCGACGGCTGACCAGGCCGCGGGTGCCACCGCCCCGAACCAGTGGCCGGCGGCGGAATCGGTACTCAGCGACACTGCAAAGAAGTACCGCCTGACCGCCAGCGCCGTGAGCTCCGACGGCAACTCCGAGCAGACCCTCTTCAAAACCACTGCCGAGGGCACCCTGGGCAAGGCGCGCCTCGTCGAGGAAAAGGCGCAGGGCGGCAGCAGCATCCGCATCGCCGCACCTGCGGGCGAGACAGGCATCAAGTTCCCCGCCCCCGCCGGCGGCTCCGAACACAACCTCTTCAACCTCTCCGTGGCCCTGCCGCTCGCCCCTGAGGTCACCGAATCCGTCGTGGCAGTGGACCCCGCGGCCGAACGGGCCCTGCTGGGTTCAGCGGGCGACTTCCTCGCCCCGCTGGAAAAGGCGCCCCCCGCCGACGCCCGTGACGCCGGCGCCGTGGGCCGGTACCTGGAAGGCCTCTTCACCAGCGGGATCAGCATGGACCAGCTCAAGGAAGGACCGGACTTCCTCGGGGTGAAGCTCAAGTACTGGGCCCCCCTGATGACCCAGTATCAGCAGGCCAAGCGCACCGGCCAGCTCACCAGCGGCTCGCAGGCCGTTCCGCTGATCGTGCGCTCCGGCACGTCGCTGGACCTGAAGTACAACGTCAAGATCGAGGAGATCGACGACGCCGGCAAGGTGGTCAAGGACGTCGGCACCGTTTCCAAGTCGTTGGGCAAGGATTACCTGCCGTTCGTTTCCAAGGACCCCTTCGTGCTGTCATGGCCGGGTTCCACGGACCACTCGTCGCTGCTGGGCAACAACGGCAACTTCAACCAGGGCCTGTACACGCCCGCCAAGTGGAGCACCAATTTCGCCGGCGCTCCCAAGTACACCGACGGCGACACCGCGGCCAACGGTGCCGTGGACAAGACTGCCGTGCCCGGTGACTGGGTCACCGTGAACCGCTTGCCGGACAAGGCCGCCAATGGCGCCCCCGTGGACCAGACGCAGCGCGACCCGGTAGACGAGCGCTCCTACCGGGACAACCTGTCCACGGGCCAGCAGCAGCCGGCCCAGCCGCTGCCCATGGTGTACGGCACGTTCGACCCCGCTGCCGTGGCCGCCGCTTCCGGCGACGTCAACAAGCTGCCGCTGGGCGGCTATGACCCCACGCCGTTCACCCTGGTCAAGGACGCCGCAGGCAAGGACGTCCCCGCCGCGGAACTCAAGCCGTCCCTGAGTGCCACCGGCCTGGCGAGCCAGTCCGCCGGTGCGATCACCGACTACTACGGACTTGCCGCAGCCCGGGGCTACAAGCAGAACGCCGCAGTAATCGATGCCGTCCGCGTCCGCGCCAAGGCTCCGGGCAGCTGGAAAGAAGCCCAGCCCGAGGTGGAGAAGCTCGCCGCCGAAATCCGGGACATGGGACTGGACGCCACGATCGTGGCAGGTTCGGCCCGCGAGGACACCAGCATCGCCGTCCCCGGCTACTCCAAGGACGGAGCGGGCAAGGAGTCCCCGCTGGGAACCGTCCAGCAGTCCTGGGTCCGGCAGAACGCAGCCGACGCCGTGGCCGGATCCCTGTCCGGTACCAACGTCACCCTGCTGTTCCTGACCCTGTGCGGCGCGGCCCTGCTGACCGGGGCGTCAACTGTCAGCTACATCCGGAAACGCCGCAGCGAGGCCGGAACCCTGCGGGCCATGGGCTGGACGCAGCGGCGGATCCGCAGCTGGGTCCTTGAGGAGTTCGGCGTCGGCGCCGTGCTGCTTGCCGCCGCCGGAATCCTGCTGAGCTTGTTGAGCTGGAGCCTGCCGACCGCCCTGGTGTGCGCCGCCGTCGTGGTCCTCTACTGCGGCGCGGCCCTGTTCGCCGCGCAGCAGCTCCGCCACCGCGACGTGGTGGACCAGGAACCGCAGCATGACGAACGGCTCATCCCGGTCGATTCGCCGCTGACCTTCGCCAACCGGCAGCTGGGCACCAACAAGTTCAACACGTTGTCGCTGGCTGTGGCGGTGGGTGTCTTCGGTGCCGCGGTCGGCGGCCTGATCTCCTTGCTGATCGACATTCCACGGGCCGCGGGTGCCAGCGCCCTCAGCGGCCTCGCCGCGGCGAGCGTGACGCTGCCCAGCATCCTGCTGGCTCTTGCCGGCGTGGCTGTGGGGCTGGTGCTTACCCTGGTGACCGGCCGCTTTGAGCTAAACGCCAAGCGCCAATACCTGGGGATCCTCGAGGCGATGGGTTGGAACCCGGACATGCTCCGCCAGGTTCGCTTGTTCGAAAACGCGCTCGTGGGAACCGTGGCCTTGCCGCTGGGCGTGCTGGGCGCCTTGGGCATCGGCCTGCTGCTGGCACCCTACGCGGCCATCTGGGCAGCGGTGGCCGGGCTGGTGGCTGTACTTTGCTGGATACCGATTGCAACGAAAGTGGTCCAATGA
- a CDS encoding ATP-binding cassette domain-containing protein, which yields MTNPTNVQRSRRSGSNEVPLQTRANTIVKSADHATPLEMRDITIRYGGGKGGADAVSVVEGFDLTLHAGEMHCVAGRSGSGKTSILTVGAGLTLPTSGRVFWEGDSLESMGDDEIADRRRALIGYVDQGGALIDGMSALENVLLPAVPDGEVDQRRDMAKDLLDLVGLGRRMRHRPAQLSGGERQRVAIARALILGTRVLVVDEPTASLDRASANRIISILKDTTSDGIAVLVASHDHELVRLSDTLTELI from the coding sequence ATGACAAACCCGACGAATGTCCAGCGCAGCCGCCGGAGCGGCTCCAATGAGGTCCCCCTGCAGACCCGGGCCAACACCATCGTCAAGTCGGCCGATCACGCCACCCCGCTCGAGATGCGCGATATCACCATCCGTTATGGCGGCGGAAAGGGCGGCGCGGACGCCGTCAGCGTGGTGGAGGGCTTCGACCTGACCCTGCACGCGGGGGAAATGCACTGCGTTGCCGGCCGAAGCGGCTCGGGCAAGACCAGCATCCTGACCGTCGGCGCGGGGCTCACCTTGCCGACGTCGGGCCGGGTCTTCTGGGAAGGCGACTCGCTCGAAAGCATGGGCGACGACGAAATCGCCGACCGCCGCCGTGCGCTCATCGGCTACGTGGACCAGGGTGGTGCCCTGATTGACGGCATGAGCGCCCTCGAGAACGTCCTCCTGCCCGCCGTCCCCGACGGCGAGGTGGACCAGCGGCGGGACATGGCCAAGGACCTGCTGGACCTGGTGGGGCTGGGCCGCCGCATGCGGCACCGCCCGGCCCAGCTGTCCGGTGGTGAACGGCAGCGCGTGGCCATTGCCCGGGCCTTGATCCTGGGCACCAGGGTCCTGGTGGTGGACGAACCCACCGCCAGCCTGGACCGCGCCTCCGCCAACCGCATCATCAGCATCCTGAAGGACACCACCTCCGACGGCATCGCCGTCCTGGTGGCCTCGCATGACCACGAACTGGTCCGGCTCAGCGATACCCTGACAGAACTGATCTAG
- the metG gene encoding methionine--tRNA ligase, whose product MTAPEKTPFYITTAITYPNGVPHIGHAYEYIATDAMARFKRLDGYDVMFLTGTDEHGMKIAQAAEKEGIAPKELVDRNVAVYKETHSALGISYDRFIRTTDADHYAASQAIWKKMEANGDIYLDKYEGWYSVRDEAFYAEDETVVKDDGVRYSKETDTEVTWTAEESYFFRLSAYQDKLLALYESHPEFGAPQYRFNEVISFVKRGLEDLSVSRTTFDWGVPVPGNDKHVMYVWVDALTNYLTGVGYPDTESEKFRKYWPADLHIIGKDISRFHAIYWPAFLMSAGLELPKRVMIHGFLNNNGVKMSKSLGNVVAPADFVARYGLDQVRFFFLREVPFGADGSYNHEAILGRMNSDLANNFGNLAQRSLSMVAKNCGAAVPEPGEFTAADTAILAQANGLLDAARAAFDKQEFSRALEAIWAVLGDTNAYFAEQAPWVLRKTDVERMNTVLYVTLEVLRIVAVLAQPVMPGATAKLLDALGQPEGGRQFAAIATPIVPGTALPAPAPVFPKFEEPAE is encoded by the coding sequence GTGACTGCTCCAGAGAAAACGCCGTTCTACATCACCACGGCCATCACCTACCCCAACGGCGTGCCGCACATCGGGCATGCCTATGAGTACATAGCAACCGACGCCATGGCGCGCTTCAAGCGGCTGGACGGCTATGACGTGATGTTCCTGACCGGCACGGACGAGCACGGCATGAAGATCGCCCAGGCCGCGGAGAAGGAAGGCATCGCGCCCAAGGAACTGGTGGACCGGAACGTCGCGGTCTACAAGGAGACCCACTCCGCCCTGGGCATCAGCTACGACCGGTTCATCCGCACCACGGACGCGGACCACTACGCCGCCTCGCAGGCCATCTGGAAGAAAATGGAGGCCAACGGCGATATCTACCTCGACAAATACGAGGGCTGGTACTCCGTGCGAGACGAGGCGTTCTACGCCGAGGATGAGACCGTGGTGAAGGACGACGGCGTGCGCTACTCGAAAGAGACGGACACCGAGGTGACGTGGACGGCGGAGGAGAGCTACTTCTTCCGGCTGTCCGCCTACCAGGACAAGCTGCTGGCCCTCTACGAATCCCACCCGGAGTTCGGCGCCCCGCAGTACAGGTTCAACGAGGTCATCAGCTTCGTCAAGCGCGGCCTGGAGGACCTGTCCGTCAGCCGGACCACGTTCGACTGGGGTGTCCCCGTCCCGGGCAACGACAAGCACGTCATGTACGTGTGGGTGGACGCGCTGACCAACTACCTCACCGGCGTGGGCTATCCGGACACGGAGTCGGAGAAGTTCCGGAAGTACTGGCCCGCCGACCTCCACATCATCGGCAAGGATATCTCCCGCTTCCACGCCATCTACTGGCCTGCGTTCCTGATGAGCGCCGGACTGGAACTGCCCAAGCGCGTCATGATCCACGGATTCCTGAACAACAACGGGGTCAAGATGTCCAAGTCCTTGGGCAACGTGGTGGCACCCGCCGACTTCGTGGCCCGCTACGGTCTGGACCAGGTGCGCTTCTTCTTCCTGCGGGAGGTCCCGTTCGGCGCGGACGGCAGCTACAACCACGAGGCCATCTTGGGCCGGATGAACTCTGACCTGGCGAACAACTTCGGCAACCTCGCCCAGCGCTCCCTGTCCATGGTGGCCAAGAACTGCGGTGCCGCCGTACCCGAACCCGGAGAGTTCACCGCGGCCGACACCGCCATCCTGGCCCAGGCCAACGGCCTGCTCGACGCCGCACGTGCCGCCTTCGACAAGCAGGAATTCAGCCGCGCGCTGGAGGCCATCTGGGCCGTGCTGGGGGACACCAACGCCTACTTTGCCGAGCAGGCGCCCTGGGTACTCCGGAAGACCGACGTCGAGCGCATGAACACGGTGCTGTACGTAACGCTGGAGGTGCTGCGGATCGTGGCGGTCCTCGCCCAGCCGGTCATGCCCGGCGCCACCGCGAAGCTCCTGGACGCACTGGGCCAGCCCGAAGGCGGCCGCCAGTTCGCCGCGATCGCAACTCCGATCGTCCCCGGCACGGCGCTGCCCGCTCCCGCTCCCGTGTTCCCCAAGTTCGAGGAACCGGCCGAATAG
- a CDS encoding 3-isopropylmalate dehydrogenase: MSASSIDLAVIPGDGIGPEVIAEALKVLEKAVAAEGVQLKPTHYDLGAEHWLATGETLPDHVLADLKTRDAILFGAVGAAPGDTRIPSGIIERELLLKLRFSLDHYVNLRPSRLYGTVGSPLANPGTIDFIVVREGTEGPYVGNGGTLRAGTPHEVATEVSLNTAHGVERVVRDAFRRASLRERKHVTLVHKHNVLVFAGHLWKRTVEAVAKEFPGVTHDYLHVDAATIFMVTDPSRFDVIVTDNLFGDIITDLAAAITGGIGLAASGNINMDRTAPSMFEPVHGSAPDIAGQGKADPTAAILSAALLLDHLGYAEAARRIEAAVVADVEKRDGTARSTSAVGDAIAAGL, translated from the coding sequence ATGAGCGCATCCTCCATCGATCTTGCAGTTATCCCCGGCGACGGCATCGGCCCTGAAGTTATTGCCGAGGCCCTCAAAGTCCTCGAAAAGGCTGTGGCCGCGGAGGGCGTGCAGCTCAAACCAACGCATTACGACCTGGGCGCCGAGCACTGGCTTGCCACCGGCGAAACCCTGCCTGACCACGTCCTGGCGGACCTGAAGACGCGCGACGCGATCCTCTTCGGCGCTGTCGGTGCCGCCCCGGGCGATACCCGCATCCCGTCCGGCATCATCGAGCGCGAACTGCTCCTCAAGCTCCGTTTCAGCCTGGACCACTACGTCAACCTGCGGCCCTCGCGGCTCTACGGGACAGTTGGCAGCCCGCTGGCAAACCCCGGAACCATCGACTTCATCGTGGTGCGTGAAGGAACCGAGGGCCCCTACGTGGGCAACGGTGGGACGTTGCGTGCCGGAACCCCGCACGAGGTAGCCACCGAAGTGTCCCTGAACACCGCCCACGGTGTGGAGCGCGTGGTCCGCGATGCCTTCCGCCGCGCCAGTCTCCGGGAACGCAAGCACGTCACCCTGGTCCACAAGCACAACGTCCTGGTCTTCGCCGGGCATCTCTGGAAGCGCACCGTCGAGGCCGTCGCCAAGGAATTCCCCGGGGTCACCCACGACTACCTGCATGTTGACGCCGCCACCATCTTCATGGTCACGGACCCGTCCCGCTTCGACGTGATCGTCACCGACAACCTGTTCGGCGACATCATCACCGACCTCGCCGCTGCCATCACGGGCGGCATCGGCCTGGCGGCATCGGGCAACATCAACATGGACCGCACCGCGCCCTCCATGTTCGAGCCCGTCCACGGTTCCGCGCCGGACATCGCCGGCCAGGGCAAGGCGGACCCCACCGCTGCCATCCTCTCCGCGGCACTCCTGCTGGACCACCTGGGCTACGCCGAAGCCGCACGCAGGATCGAAGCCGCTGTGGTTGCGGACGTCGAAAAGCGCGACGGCACCGCCCGCAGCACCAGCGCCGTGGGCGACGCCATCGCCGCCGGACTCTAG